A section of the Drosophila sechellia strain sech25 chromosome 3L, ASM438219v1, whole genome shotgun sequence genome encodes:
- the LOC6604967 gene encoding uncharacterized protein LOC6604967, giving the protein MPTACQVTLLAGCLLLAMSSVRAQFFYHQALGLPVAHAYEPANPYQGYATADAHPSVVRNAQWESELPAELSKSARFYNDPVIAANLAKESLLTKKEMAVVHREAEKIPREQVYKLFKNAGYLSSR; this is encoded by the coding sequence ATGCCGACCGCCTGCCAAGTAACGCTGCTCGCTGGATGCCTGCTTCTGGCCATGAGTTCGGTTCGGGCCCAGTTCTTCTACCACCAGGCGCTGGGTCTGCCGGTTGCGCACGCTTACGAACCGGCCAATCCGTACCAGGGATATGCCACAGCCGATGCCCATCCCTCGGTGGTGCGAAATGCCCAGTGGGAGTCTGAGTTGCCGGCTGAGCTGTCGAAGAGTGCGCGGTTCTACAATGATCCCGTGATCGCCGCCAATCTGGCCAAGGAATCACTACTCACGAAGAAGGAAATGGCAGTGGTACATCGCGAGGCTGAGAAAATACCGCGGGAACAGGTGTACAAGCTCTTCAAGAACGCCGGCTACCTGAGTAGCAGATAG
- the LOC6604968 gene encoding N-acetylgalactosamine kinase has translation MTANGNGTAQVLGAGIEIVAPQKLQPESKIYGRVQQLSAFFKQQFGADPDFIVRVPGRVNIIGEHVDYCGYSVLPMAVSQSIFLAVAKNPSDSQLQLRNLEEAKFTGYDADLKTLRIELPKSGGPAWYNYFLCGIKGIQESLGSQWNPIGMRITVDGNVPLAAGLSSSSAMVSSAVLATAHVQGKKLDRRELASISAMCEQYIGTHSGGMDQAIAYLGRVGCAHHIEFHPKLKGTPVTLPAGKCFVVANSLAQKNKAASSDYNERVVECRLATRWLAKRKGLINWEDIVRFIDLEEACQMDNETFEKLIKDNLTKSNYTRADICKELGVTEQELETKFLSANTRHMEQFKLRQRALHVIQESGRVAKFRKICEELAGGANKEGAKQLGELMRQSHESLRELYECSHPDVERLIAISNQQNVSARVTGAGWGGCIVAMCDSIEAADEYIKALKRDYYAQLPTHLLERHQPNNFSEVVFATLPGNGAELYIQ, from the exons ATGACTGCCAACGGGAACGGAACTGCTCAGGTTTTGGGTGCCGGCATTGAAATCGTGGCTCCGCAGAAGCTCCAGCCGGAATCCAAGATTTATGGGCGCGTGCAGCAATTGAGCGCCtttttcaaacagcaattcgGAGCGGATCCGGACTTTATCGTTCGAGTGCCAGGAAG GGTCAACATCATTGGCGAGCATGTGGACTACTGCGGCTATTCGGTGCTGCCCATGGCTGTAAGCCAGAGCATTTTCCTTGCAGTGGCCAAGAATCCGAGTGATAGCCAACTTCAGCTAAGAAATCTCGAGGAAGCCAAGTTTACGGGCTACGATGCGGATCTCAAAACGCTCAG AATCGAGCTTCCAAAAAGTGGTGGACCCGCTTGGTATAACTACTTCTTGTGCGGCATCAAAGGAATACAGGAGAGTCTGGGCAGCCAGTGGAACCCAATAGGAATGCGCATTACTGTGGACGGTAATGTGCCCTTGGCGGCAGGACTCTCCAGTTCGAGTGCCATGGTCAGCTCCGCTGTCTTGGCCACCGCCCACGTCCAGGGCAAGAAACTAGATCGCAGGGAGCTGGCTTCCATTTCGGCCATGTGTGAGCAGTACATTGGAACGCACAGTGGTGGTATGGATCAGGCGATAGCCTATTTAGGCAGAGTTGGCTGCGCCCACCACATCGAGTTCCATCCCAAGCTCAAGGGCACTCCGGTGACCTTGCCAGCGGGCAAGTGCTTCGTTGTGGCCAACAGTCTGGCTCAAAAGAACAAGGCTGCTTCGTCGGACTACAATGAACGAGTGGTGGAATGCCGATTGGCCACTAGATGGCTGGCCAAGCGCAAGGGTTTGATCAACTGGGAGGACATTGTGCGCTTCATCGATCTGGAGGAGGCGTGCCAAATGGATAATGAGACTTTCGAGAAGTTGATTAAGGACAACTTAACGAAGAGCAACTACACGCGAGCGGATATCTGCAAGGAGCTGGGAGTCACCGAGCAGGAACTGGAGACCAAGTTCCTATCCGCCAACACTCGGCACATGGAGCAGTTCAAGCTGCGTCAACGTGCTCTGCATGTTATTCAGG AATCCGGTCGTGTGgccaaattccgaaaaatttgTGAGGAACTCGCTGGCGGAGCCAACAAGGAAGGTGCAAAACAGCTGGGTGAGCTCATGCGGCAATCCCACGAGAGTTTGAGGGAGCTATACGAATGCTCTCATCCTGATGTGGAGCGCCTGATTGCCATATCGAACCAGCAAAACGTCAGCGCCCGGGTCACTGGAGCTGG TTGGGGCGGTTGTATAGTGGCCATGTGCGATTCCATAGAAGCAGCTGATGAGTACATAAAGGCTTTGAAGCGCGATTACTATGCTCAATTGCCAACCCATCTCCTGGAGCGCCATCAGCCCAACAACTTTAGCGAGGTGGTCTTTGCCACACTCCCAGGAAACGGAGCAGAGTTGTATATACAGTGA
- the LOC6604969 gene encoding protein phosphatase methylesterase 1 — translation MSSLQRTMLKGKLPPTIPGGRIGRADSFKKSRIRDYKPGMWNEFFAEKEDVTVDEHRTFRIYRTKQPEKPGPVLLLLHGGGYSALTWAHFCSEVTSMIHCQCLCIDMRGHGDSKVDDEDDLSADTLAKDIGDLILKLYPEEVPQLFVVGHSMGGAIAVHFAHMALVPNLIGITVIDVVEGTAMEALASMQSFLRSRPKYFQSIPNAIEWCIRSGQVRNVDSAKVSMPGQIINCTTNKLATNDLPLPDDVLEEAHHNSMFPNPFSISEDEESSPPGDDAADGSSESAAAGADFKKPNTTKSTTEAAKNYTWRIDLSKSEKYWVGWFSGLSDKFLNLRLPKQLLLASIDGLDRTLTVGQMQGRFQMQVLARCGHAVHEDRPHEVAEVISGYLIRNRFAEAASEFRCHMPSC, via the exons ATGTCGAGTTTACAGCGCACGATGTTGAAGGGCAAGCTGCCACCCACAATTCCTGGTGGGCGCATTGGCAGAGC GGACTCGTTCAAAAAGTCGCGCATCCGCGACTACAAGCCGGGCATGTGGAACGAATTCTTTGCGGAGAAGGAGGACGTCACGGTGGATGAGCATCGCACCTTTCGCATCTATCGCACCAAGCAGCCGGAGAAGCCGGGTCCAGTTCTCCTTCTGCTCCACGGCGGTGGCTATTCTGCCCTCACATGGGCCCACTTTTGT TCTGAGGTGACCAGCATGATCCACTGCCAGTGCCTGTGCATCGATATGCGAGGTCATGGGGACAGCAAGGTGGACGACGAGGACGATCTCTCCGCAGATACGCTGGCTAA GGACATCGGTGACCTAATCCTGAAGCTCTATCCTGAAGAAGTGCCGCAGCTTTTTGTGGTTGGCCACTCGATGGGCGGCGCCATCGCCGTCCACTTTGCCCACATGGCTCTGGTGCCCAACTTGATTGGAATTACCGTCATCGATGTTGTGGAGGGCACTGCCATGGAGGCACTGGCCAGCATGCAGAGCTTTCTGCGCTCCCGTCCAAAGTATTTCCAGAGTATTCCGAATGCTATCGAATGGTGCATCCGAAGCGGCCAAGTGCGCAATGTGGACAGCGCCAAAGTGTCCATGCCGGGACAGATAATCAA CTGTACAACGAACAAACTGGCAACGAATGATCTCCCATTACCCGATGATGTATTGGAGGAGGCCCACCACAACAGTATGTTTCCCAATCCGTTTAGCATTTCGGAGGATGAAGAATCGTCACCGCCGGGCGATGACGCCGCCGATGGCTCCTCAGAAAGTGCCGCAGCTGGCGCGGATTTCAAGAAGCCCAACACGACCAAATCGACAACCGAAGCGGCCAAAAA TTATACCTGGCGCATTGATCTGTCCAAGTCGGAGAAGTACTGGGTGGGCTGGTTTTCGGGGCTGAGCGATAAGTTCCTCAACTTGCGCCTGCCCAAGCAACTGCTACTCGCCAGCATCGATGGACTGGACCGCACCCTAACTGTTGGCCAGATGCAGGGTCGCTTCCAGATGCAGGTCCTAGCCCGCTGCGGTCACGCCGTGCACGAGGACCGTCCACACGAGGTGGCTGAGGTTATAAGCGGCTATTTGATCCGGAATCGGTTTGCAGAAGCAGCCAGCGAATTTCGTTGCCACATGCCGTCGTGCTAA
- the LOC6604970 gene encoding UPF0193 protein EVG1 homolog, which translates to MSRHRFNNVQIKALPGGLMPHHEPDADGGQPGSQKLPMWPSERIPPGGAGAFHSAKVQYSKETADLIRLLVKESKMSMLVRKQIDESLRNGEPLPLPEPPRPNTNNDPDKETLAILDRARNAKRKNLRQIEASGAYKQSYYRPPADNRMHGEKAKSQLQFTMAGTHLPDPAIKPRRRPREEQLVTEEDLINELLDQINERAEWLTEMESMGQGKKYRPEIRDQIAERLRRIQALESKMKMKSDGGFRFVD; encoded by the exons ATGAGCCGACATCGCTTCAACAACGTGCAGATCAAGGCTTTGCCCGGTGGTCTGATGCCCCACCACGAACCGGATGCGGATGGCGGACAGCCCGGTTCGCAGAAGCTGCCCATGTGGCCCAGTGAACGCATTCCGCCTGGCGGTGCTGGAGCCTTCCACTCGGCCAAGGTGCAATATAGCAAGGAGACAGCTGATCTGATCCGAT TGCTTGTCAAGGAGTCCAAGATGTCGATGTTGGTACGCAAGCAGATCGATGAGAGCCTGCGCAATGGGGAGCCGTTGCCCCTGCCCGAACCGCCGCGTCCCAATACCAACAACGATCCTGACAAGGAGACACTGGCCATTTTGGATCGGGCGCGCAATGCCAAGCGTAAGAATCTACGGCAGATCGAGGCGAGCGGAGCCTACAAGCAGAGTTACTACCGCCCGCCCGCCGACAACCGGATGCATGGAGAGAAGGCCAAGTCGCAGCTGCAGTTCACCATGGCCGGCACTCATTTGCCGGATCCGGCGATCAAGCCGCGACGTCGTCCGCGTGAAGAGCAACTGGTGACGGAGGAGGATCTCATAAACGAGC TTTTGGACCAAATCAACGAGCGTGCCGAGTGGTTGACGGAAATGGAGTCCATGGGCCAGGGTAAGAAGTATCGCCCAGAGATCCGTGACCAGATTGCCGAGCGTCTGCGTCGCATTCAGGCGCTGGAGTCCAAGATGAAGATGAAGTCCGATGGCGGCTTCCGTTTCGTGGACTAA